The Bos indicus x Bos taurus breed Angus x Brahman F1 hybrid chromosome 25, Bos_hybrid_MaternalHap_v2.0, whole genome shotgun sequence genome has a window encoding:
- the EPO gene encoding erythropoietin: MLSFLLFPLGFPVLGAPARLICDSRVLERYILEAREAENATMGCAEGCSFNENITVPDTKVNFYAWKRMEVQQQALEVWQGLALLSEAILRGQALLANASQPCEALRLHVDKAVSGLRSLTSLLRALGAQKEAISLPDATPSAAPLRAFTVDALSKLFRIYSNFLRGKLTLYTGEACRRGDR, from the exons ATGCTGTCCTTTCTGCTgtttcctttgggcttcccagtccTGGGCGCCCCCGCACGCCTCATCTGTGACAGCCGAGTCCTGGAGAGGTACATCCTGGAGGCCAGGGAGGCCGAAAATGCCACG ATGGGCTGTGCAGAAGGCTGCAGCTTCAATGAGAATATCACTGTGCCAGACACCAAGGTTAACTTCTATGCCTGGAAGAGGATGGAG GTCCAGCAGCAGGCTCTGGAAGTCTGGCAGGGCCTGGCCCTGCTCTCAGAAGCTATCCTGCGGGGCCAGGCCCTATTGGCCAACGCGTCCCAGCCATGCGAGGCCCTGCGGCTGCACGTGGACAAAGCTGTCAGCGGCCTCCGCAGTCTCACCTCCCTGCTTCGGGCGCTGGGAGCCCAG AAAGAAGCCATCTCCCTTCCAGATGCAACCCCCTCCGCAGCCCCACTCCGAGCATTCACTGTTGATGCTTTGTCCAAGCTTTTCCGAATCTACTCCAATTTCCTGCGGGGAAAGCTGACTCTGTACACAGGGGAGGCCTGCAGGAGAGGGGACAGGTGA